From a region of the Haematobia irritans isolate KBUSLIRL chromosome 4, ASM5000362v1, whole genome shotgun sequence genome:
- the twy gene encoding fas-binding factor 1 twitchy, with protein MDLSDNADDFDNFFNAAKKSKDTKGKSAKFSDPMEDLFGLDDPKDGGMVQAPRKVTAKSMASKSLLAGHEENDDDDLGFDPKKPKGISSKSQNLFDDLLTPLEPKRPQTAAPSTKPATISRQSTDTTTDTSNILQPQSRPKTSQGRRTSNMSTVQNPPDPLGLFVKEKETTASGIGSSGISTPRTKKKGTTADWLGLTTETELETEPATQTTKLEIRAESPKSTKPLKDTAEILRIPEITENYEESGDEVLNTDRNIPTTKNNESADQFVADTTAHNIMLLNNMNLETKNSFTALKYQEQQLLMATQMKTQEKALLEMQHKQDALLQHQDKQFQALMQQQMQRHHQLEELIRQQQNRINTHLQLLMSQPAVLEKTFPDFESIEDISYPRNESNIDKVSEDRGNLRLRREKEKQSELELIQTEAENKRLELENLRLEELVANTKNNYEKEIELLEKTYKKQIEVLEQHLGNLEKRLKTEIEDIQNYFQKKIDILEEEKANLKSSYAEDITNLKQDHEDQLRKLKKNQEEDLEMIKDEHRRMLDNIRQAKMLEFAAVQENGSYLECLRVASSNLTDLTGGLNELKENMQAKIDNLQLEREKKLELREKHIEDAERRLKIYEESNQSEKQRLLELVSTLELQMSKMSKETAEENWQLRQKLAALDAEKTAFAKEREFFREQMLRDEERIKDLKELQLLETQRLQTQIQEERAQLHLEKSKFDLEKRLHANTDTQKERLEIESAMQVAQDAARKADNERDRFYKLQRQLEQQKRDLADKEHTLNVKEEELQQELISYRMAERVSQEAQQKAKLAEQFYHNKIQMLQQRTQEIAEKESNLSQERLLLAQDRIALHALKTKLSQQTKCSLCQLSQKNKEITDSLHTNMAAYEMPLEQLPIQQFSRDGVHMDFMGQGNAVERIMDANIADSLRKMTTSSAGALGWEMLLLDDDHKKMVQTHNVNNNNDDEGDDGNSRKQINTKYFP; from the exons ATGGATTTGAGTGATAATGCTGATGACTTTGACAATTTCTTCAATGCCGCTAAGAAATCCAAGGATACCAAAGGAAAAtcagcaaaattttctgatCCCATGGAGGATTTATTTGGTTTAGATGACCCAAAAGATGGTGGAATGGTTCAAGCGCCAAGAAAAGTAACAGCAAAGAGTATGGCCTCGAAATCTTTACTAGCCGGGCACGAGgagaatgatgatgatgacttgGGATTTGATCCCAAAAAACCCAAAGGAATTTCGAGTAAATCACAAAATCTTTTTGATGATCTACTAACACCTTTAGAACCCAAAAGACCACAAACTGCCGCACCATCTACAAAGCCTGCTACCATATCCAGACAATCTACCGATACaacaacagatacttcaaatattttacagcctCAAAGTAGGCCTAAAACTTCGCAGGGACGTAGAACTTCGAATATGTCCACTGTACAGAATCCTCCTGATCCATTGGGgttatttgttaaagaaaaagagACGACGGCTTCGGGGATAGGTTCCTCTGGCATTTCAACACCAAGAACTAAAAAGAAAGGAACCACAGCAGATTGGTtgggtttaactacggaaacagAATTGGAAACAGAGCCTGCCACACAAACAACAAAATTGGAAATCCGTGCTGAGTCTCCAAAATCCACAAAGCCGCTTAAAGATACTGCTGAAATATTACGCATACCGGaaattacagaaaattatgAAGAGTCGGGGGATGAAGTTTTAAATACGGATAGAAATATTCCAACTACTAAGAATAATGAGAGTGCCGATCAATTTGTCGCTGATACCACAGCCCATAACATAATGCTGCTGAATAACATGAATCTGGAGACGAAAAACAGCTTTACTGCCTTAAAATATCAGGAACAACAATTACTAATGGCCACACAAATGAAAACGCAGGAAAAAGCTCTATTGGAAATGCAACACAAACAAGATGCTCTGCTACAGCATCAAGACAAACAATTTCAGGCCCTTATGCAACAGCAAATGCAACGTCATCATCAATTGGAAGAGCTTATAAGGCAACAACAAAATCGTATTAATACACATTTGCAGCTACTAATGTCTCAGCCTGCTGTCTTGGAAAAGACATTTCCTGATTTTGAGTCAATCGAAGATATTTCTTACCCTAGAAATGAATCCAACATTGATAAGGTTTCAGAGGACCGTGGCAATTTACGCTTAAGACGGGAAAAGGAAAAACAATCTGAACTCGAGCTGATACAAACGGAGGCGGAAAACAAACGTTTAGAATTGGAAAATTTACGTTTGGAGGAATTAGTGGCGAATACcaaaaataattatgaaaaagAAATAGAGCTACTGGAGAAAACCTACAA AAAACAAATCGAAGTCTTGGAACAACATCTTGGCAATCTGGAGAAACGCTTAAAAACCGAAATAGAGgacattcaaaattattttcaaaagaaaattgataTACTCGAAGAGGAGAAGGCAAACCTGAAAAGTTCTTATGCAGAAGATATCACAAATCTCAAGCAAGATCACGAAGATCAGCTAAGGAAATTGAAAAAGAATCAAGAGGAGGACTTGGAAATGATCAAAGATGAACACAGACGTATGTTGGATAATATTAGGCAAGCGAAAATGTTGGAATTTGCAGCTGTTCAAGAGAATGGTTCTTATTTGGAGTGCCTTAGAGTAGCTTCTTCCAATTTGACGGATTTAACTGGTGGCCTTAACGAACTTAAAGAGAATATGCAGGCGAAGATTGACAACCTTCAATTGGAGAGAGAAAAGAAACTCGAATTGCGGGAAAAACACATCGAGGATGCCGAAAGAAGACTAAAAATCTATGAAGAATCTAATCAAAGTGAAAAACAACGTCTCTTGGAATTGGTTAGCACTTTAGAATTGCAAATGTCAAAAATGTCCAAAGAGACTGCCGAAGAAAATTGGCAGCTAAGACAAAAATTGGCTGCCCTTGATGCTGAAAAGACAGCCTTTGCAAAAGAGAGGGAATTCTTTCGCGAGCAAATGTTGAGGGATGAAGAGCGTATTAAAGATCTTAAGGAACTTCAACTGCTGGAGACGCAACGTTTGCAAACTCAAATACAAGAAGAACGAGCCCAATtgcatttggaaaaatcgaaatttgatttGGAAAAACGTCTCCATGCCAATACAGATACGCAAAAAGAGAGATTGGAAATCGAATCAGCCATGCAAGTAGCTCAAGATGCAGCTCGCAAGGCGGATAATGAACGAGACCGTTTCTACAAACTACAAAGACAATTGGAACAGCAGAAACGTGACTTGGCCGACAAGGAACATACTCTGAATGTGAAAGAGGAAGAATTGCAACAAGAGCTTATTTCGTATCGCATGGCCGAAAGAGTTTCTCAGGAAGCACAGCAAAAGGCCAAACTAGCTGAACAATTCTAtcacaataaaattcaaatgctTCAACAACGAACTCAAGAAATTGCCGAAAAAGAATCCAATTTGTCGCAGGAACGTTTACTTTTGGCACAGGATCGTATAGCCCTGCATGCCCTGAAAACGAAGCTTTCACAACAGACCAAATGTTCTTTGTGCCAGTTATCCCAGAAAAATAAAGAGATAACCGATAGTCTTCATACAAATATGGCTGCTTATGAAATGCCCCTAGAGCAACTACCAATTCAGCAATTTAGCCGGGACGGGGTGCATATGGACTTTATGGGTCAAGGCAATGCTGTCGAGCGTATTATGGATGCTAACATAGCTGATTCTTTGCGTAAAATGACAACTTCATCGGCTGGAGCATTAGGATGGGAAATGTTGTTACTCGATGATGATCACAAGAAAATGGTGCAAACCCATAACGTGAATAATAACAACGATGATGAAGGTGACGATGGCAATtcaagaaaacaaataaatacaaaatattttccgtaa